Proteins co-encoded in one Plectropomus leopardus isolate mb chromosome 14, YSFRI_Pleo_2.0, whole genome shotgun sequence genomic window:
- the mlh3 gene encoding DNA mismatch repair protein Mlh3 isoform X1, with the protein MNAMIKRLPQEVQGKLRSGVAIPSLQQCLEELILNSIDAEATCVGVRMDMEAFKVQVIDNGAGMNSEDMGCVGNRYYTSKCSSVEDLDNLRWYGFRGEALASIVSLATLVEISSRTRTSVKTHVKIFKDGKDMDVFEAETARPSAGTSVVICNFLHNMPVRRKRMDAVLEGERIRHRVEAISLMHPSVSFTLKNDCTGAMMVQLPKARNTYHRFVQIHSLGRAQKLGEISFTRGQFEVIGYIGREGHYNNSLQFLYVNDRLLLKTRIHKLLNFLLRRLSSTLQKNDSPDGQSAIRSPKHKRSQELHGVYIINIKCSYTEYDICLEPAKTLIEFKDWDGVLLCIEEAVKAFLSRENLVSVLSQDDLDYVHPELFGTHNTDQEGHNIGDSGQATGSASTLDCSIGMKLASHPVHRKRKDDCLCEDSVSQETGQMECKEETKQQMKTDINVHELEKIKSGESINEDYRYEPTSDNYVTEEEEPTYSEAGEGPQTLHMSSSVRQLQSDKLSKEEEIPINSATSTSSVTLLDGITKEIHPDFNSIERILPDCQSTAGPEHTLVGNRKISVSDPFIHENLLSQDQSLTNKSVSQQQILVQKCEERLFASKRKISLDAVQDRLCQKPRKDPTAIIPFKIPRIATCQKLSLCKEPGSLEKFRRVYGKSDEFKLQPQENKTRPPQTDSFVFNSQNLFVCQKDQQNCGVTEVVKEETRSSLRSPPTLSALAKTKPISGHNKGKTSLAAKLCHLKQHRTDNLKVLPHLFGTTSQDKSCLSSATDVTQDSTNNENHCDTALNPEPVPGCSANPQPAETEEDTASDDWLHHYDTSVGKTVYVNKVTGLSRYEDPPTEKAQVRCTSDVTNMAVSVISEMGMENRCYPFQVDLVLPFLPKSRTERVISSGLDDRDADAESSNSLSSLYSKWNNPVFVRPPAVAVDISSGQADGLAVKIHNILFPYRFSKAMIHTMKVIHQVDKKFLACLINTRDEEPAALTETEGNLLVLVDQHAAHERVRLENLVADSYEDDPDAPGERRLCSSTILPPLEITVTEEELRLLRSCQAHLRSLGLEVKFSADPHVFIGKVPLCFTEKESNELRRGRQSIIKPIVEEYLREQIEFLRSTGRVRGTLPLTVLKVLASLACHGAIKFNDTLSKEECHSLVASLSSCQLPFQCAHGRPSIAPLVDTLHLDTDEKEIQKPNLQKLRRMYKAWELYGNR; encoded by the exons ATGAACGCAATGATAAAGCGTTTGCCTCAAGAGGTCCAGGGGAAACTTCGCTCCGGTGTCGCTATCCCATCACTTCAGCAGTGCTTAGAGGAGCTGATCTTAAACAGCATCGATGCCGAGGCGACCTGTGTGGGAGTCAGGATGGACATGGAGGCGTTCAAAGTTCAGGTGATCGACAACGGCGCTGGGATGAACTCTGAGGACATGGGGTGCGTGGGAAACAGATACTACACAAGCAAATGCAGCTCTGTTGAAGACCTGGACAACCTCCGGTGGTATGGTTTCAGAGGAGAAGCCCTGGCAAGTATAGTTTCTCTAGCCACACTAGTTGAAATCTCATCTCGGACGAGaacatctgtgaaaacacatGTTAAAATCTTCAAGGATGGCAAGGACATGGATGTATTTGAAGCAGAGACTGCGCGACCCTCTGCGGGCACATCTGTTGTCATCTGTAACTTCCTCCACAACATGCCTGTCCGGAGGAAGAGGATGGATGCTGTcctggagggagagaggatcAGACACAGAGTGGAGGCTATTTCTCTGATGCATCCCTCTGTGTCTTTCACCCTGAAGAATGACTGCACAGGAGCCATGATGGTGCAGCTCCCTAAAGCTAGAAACACATACCACAG GTTTGTTCAGATTCACAGCCTCGGGCGTGCACAGAAACTTGGAGAAATCAGCTTCACACGTGGACAGTTTGAAGTGATCGGTTACATTGGCAGAGAAGGCCACTACAACAACAGCTTACAGTTCCTGTATGTAAATGACAgactgctgctgaaaacacgCATACACAAGCTCCTGAACTTTCTCCTACGCAGACTGAGCAGTacacttcaaaaaaatgacagtccAGATGGGCAGTCTGCCATCAGGAGTCCAAAGCACAAACGAAGCCAAGAGCTGCATGGAGTGTACATCATCAATATTAAATGCTCTTACACAGAGTATGACATATGTCTCGAGCCTGCCAAAACTCTAATAGAGTTCAAAGATTGGGATGGTGTTTTGCTATGTATAGAAGAGGCAGTGAAAGCTTTCCTGAGCAGGGAGAACTTGGTTTCTGTGCTTTCTCAAGATGACTTGGACTATGTACATCCCGAATTGTTTGGCACACACAATACAGACCAAGAAGGGCACAACATTGGTGACAGTGGCCAGGCCACTGGCAGTGCTTCCACACTAGATTGCAGTATTGGAATGAAACTGGCATCTCATCCTGTTCATCGTAAGCGCAAAGATGACTGCTTGTGTGAGGACAGCGTTAGCCAGGAGACTGGTCAGATGGAGTGCaaagaagagacaaaacaacaaatgaagaCAGACATAAATGTGCATGAGCTAGAAAAGATAAAAAGTGGAGAAAGCATTAATGAAGACTATAGATATGAGCCTACATCTGATAATTATGTTACTGAAGAAGAGGAGCCAACATACAGTGAAGCAGGGGAGGGCCCTCAAACTTTACACATGTCAAGTTCAGTCAGACAATTACAAAGTGACAAACTCTCAAAAGAAGAAGAGATACCAATAAACAGTGCTACCTCAACCAGCAGCGTGACTCTACTAGATGGCATAACTAAAGAAATTCACCCTGATTTTAACAGTATTGAGCGAATATTACCTGACTGCCAGAGTACAGCAGGACCTGAACATACTTTAGTAGGTAACAGAAAGATCAGTGTGTCCGATCCATTTATTCATGAAAATCTGCTAAGTCAGGACCAGTCACTAACCAACAAGTCAGTATCTCAGCAGCAGATTTTAGTACAGAAATGTGAAGAAAGATTGTTTGCATCAAAACGCAAAATCTCACTGGATGCGGTGCAGGACAGACTTTGTCAGAAACCACGCAAAGACCCCACTGCTATTATTCCCTTTAAGATTCCCAGAATTGCAACTTGTCAAAAGTTGTCTTTATGTAAGGAGCCTGGATCTCTTGAGAAGTTTAGAAGAGTGTATGGTAAATCTGATGAATTTAAATTACAACCTCAAGAGAATAAAACTAGACCTCCTCAGACAGATAGCTTTGTTTTCAATTCCcagaatttgtttgtttgccagAAAGATCAGCAAAATTGTGGAGTTACAGAAGtagtaaaagaagaaacaagGAGCAGCCTCCGAAGCCCACCGACCCTCTCAGCTCTCGCCAAGACAAAACCAATCTCAGGgcataataaaggcaaaacatcTTTGGCAGCTAAACTCTGCCATTTGAAACAACACAGGACAGACAATTTAAAAGTGTTACCACACCTGTTTGGGACTACCTCACAGGACAAAAGCTGTCTCAGCAGTGCTACTGATGTCACCCAGGACAGCACTAACAATGAGAATCACTGTGACACTGCACTGAATCCTGAGCCGGTCCCAGGCTGCAGTGCAAATCCTCAGCCGGCTGAGACGGAAGAGGATACAGCATCAGATGACTGGCTTCATCACTACGATACATCTGTGGGAAAGACGGTTTACGTCAACAAAGTGACTGGGCTCAGCCGATATGAAGACCCACCTACTGAAAAAGCACAAGTGCGCTGTACATCTGATGTCACCAATATGGCAGTTAGTGTCATCTCTGAAATGg GGATGGAAAACAGATGTTACCCATTTCAGGTGGATCTAGTGTTGCCCTTCCTACCAAAATCCAGGACAGAAAGAGTGATTAGTTCAGGGCTTGATGACAGAG ATGCTGATGCTGAGAGCTCCAACTCACTTTCATCACTGTACTCAAAATGGAATAATCCAGTGTTTGTTCGACCTCCTGCG GTTGCTGTGGACATATCAAGCGGGCAAGCCGATGGACTTGCTGTCAAGATCCACAACATCCTGTTTCCCTACCGTTTCTCCAAGGCCATGATTCACACAATGAAG GTTATTCATCAAGTGGATAAGAAGTTTCTTGCATGTCTTATCAATACAAGAGATGAAGAGCCAGCAGCACTGACTGAAACTGAAG GAAACCTTCTGGTGCTGGTAGATCAACACGCTGCACACGAGAGAGTTCGACTTGAAAATCTGGtagcag ATTCTTATGAGGACGACCCAGATGCACCAGGGGAGAGACGTCTGTGCTCATCGACCATTTTGCCACCGCTTGAGATCACTGTTACAGAAGAAGAGCTAAGGCTGCTCAG GTCTTGTCAGGCACATTTGCGGAGTCTGGGCCTGGAAGTGAAGTTCTCAGCCGATCCACATGTTTTTATAGGGAAGGTCCCACTGTGCTTCACGGAAAAGGAAAGTAATGAGCTCAGGCGGGGGAGACAATCTATTATCAAGCCTATTGTTGAG GAGTATCTACGAGAGCAGATTGAG TTTCTCCGTTCAACTGGCAGAGTGAGAGGAACTCTGCCTCTCACTGTGCTGAAGGTGCTCGCCTCCCTAGCATGCCATG GTGCCATCAAATTCAATGACACCCTGAGCAAAGAAGAATGCCACAGCTTGGTGGCGTCCTTGTCCTCCTGCCAGCTGCCCTTCCAGTGTGCCCATGGCCGTCCATCTATCGCTCCCTTAGTAGACACCCTCCATTTGGACACGGACGAGAAG GAGATACAGAAACCCAACCTCCAAAAGCTGAGAAGGATGTATAAAGCGTGGGAACTATATGGAAATAGATAA
- the mlh3 gene encoding DNA mismatch repair protein Mlh3 isoform X2 encodes MNAMIKRLPQEVQGKLRSGVAIPSLQQCLEELILNSIDAEATCVGVRMDMEAFKVQVIDNGAGMNSEDMGCVGNRYYTSKCSSVEDLDNLRWYGFRGEALASIVSLATLVEISSRTRTSVKTHVKIFKDGKDMDVFEAETARPSAGTSVVICNFLHNMPVRRKRMDAVLEGERIRHRVEAISLMHPSVSFTLKNDCTGAMMVQLPKARNTYHRFVQIHSLGRAQKLGEISFTRGQFEVIGYIGREGHYNNSLQFLYVNDRLLLKTRIHKLLNFLLRRLSSTLQKNDSPDGQSAIRSPKHKRSQELHGVYIINIKCSYTEYDICLEPAKTLIEFKDWDGVLLCIEEAVKAFLSRENLVSVLSQDDLDYVHPELFGTHNTDQEGHNIGDSGQATGSASTLDCSIGMKLASHPVHRKRKDDCLCEDSVSQETGQMECKEETKQQMKTDINVHELEKIKSGESINEDYRYEPTSDNYVTEEEEPTYSEAGEGPQTLHMSSSVRQLQSDKLSKEEEIPINSATSTSSVTLLDGITKEIHPDFNSIERILPDCQSTAGPEHTLVGNRKISVSDPFIHENLLSQDQSLTNKSVSQQQILVQKCEERLFASKRKISLDAVQDRLCQKPRKDPTAIIPFKIPRIATCQKLSLCKEPGSLEKFRRVYGKSDEFKLQPQENKTRPPQTDSFVFNSQNLFVCQKDQQNCGVTEVVKEETRSSLRSPPTLSALAKTKPISGHNKGKTSLAAKLCHLKQHRTDNLKVLPHLFGTTSQDKSCLSSATDVTQDSTNNENHCDTALNPEPVPGCSANPQPAETEEDTASDDWLHHYDTSVGKTVYVNKVTGLSRYEDPPTEKAQVRCTSDVTNMAVSVISEMDADAESSNSLSSLYSKWNNPVFVRPPAVAVDISSGQADGLAVKIHNILFPYRFSKAMIHTMKVIHQVDKKFLACLINTRDEEPAALTETEGNLLVLVDQHAAHERVRLENLVADSYEDDPDAPGERRLCSSTILPPLEITVTEEELRLLRSCQAHLRSLGLEVKFSADPHVFIGKVPLCFTEKESNELRRGRQSIIKPIVEEYLREQIEFLRSTGRVRGTLPLTVLKVLASLACHGAIKFNDTLSKEECHSLVASLSSCQLPFQCAHGRPSIAPLVDTLHLDTDEKEIQKPNLQKLRRMYKAWELYGNR; translated from the exons ATGAACGCAATGATAAAGCGTTTGCCTCAAGAGGTCCAGGGGAAACTTCGCTCCGGTGTCGCTATCCCATCACTTCAGCAGTGCTTAGAGGAGCTGATCTTAAACAGCATCGATGCCGAGGCGACCTGTGTGGGAGTCAGGATGGACATGGAGGCGTTCAAAGTTCAGGTGATCGACAACGGCGCTGGGATGAACTCTGAGGACATGGGGTGCGTGGGAAACAGATACTACACAAGCAAATGCAGCTCTGTTGAAGACCTGGACAACCTCCGGTGGTATGGTTTCAGAGGAGAAGCCCTGGCAAGTATAGTTTCTCTAGCCACACTAGTTGAAATCTCATCTCGGACGAGaacatctgtgaaaacacatGTTAAAATCTTCAAGGATGGCAAGGACATGGATGTATTTGAAGCAGAGACTGCGCGACCCTCTGCGGGCACATCTGTTGTCATCTGTAACTTCCTCCACAACATGCCTGTCCGGAGGAAGAGGATGGATGCTGTcctggagggagagaggatcAGACACAGAGTGGAGGCTATTTCTCTGATGCATCCCTCTGTGTCTTTCACCCTGAAGAATGACTGCACAGGAGCCATGATGGTGCAGCTCCCTAAAGCTAGAAACACATACCACAG GTTTGTTCAGATTCACAGCCTCGGGCGTGCACAGAAACTTGGAGAAATCAGCTTCACACGTGGACAGTTTGAAGTGATCGGTTACATTGGCAGAGAAGGCCACTACAACAACAGCTTACAGTTCCTGTATGTAAATGACAgactgctgctgaaaacacgCATACACAAGCTCCTGAACTTTCTCCTACGCAGACTGAGCAGTacacttcaaaaaaatgacagtccAGATGGGCAGTCTGCCATCAGGAGTCCAAAGCACAAACGAAGCCAAGAGCTGCATGGAGTGTACATCATCAATATTAAATGCTCTTACACAGAGTATGACATATGTCTCGAGCCTGCCAAAACTCTAATAGAGTTCAAAGATTGGGATGGTGTTTTGCTATGTATAGAAGAGGCAGTGAAAGCTTTCCTGAGCAGGGAGAACTTGGTTTCTGTGCTTTCTCAAGATGACTTGGACTATGTACATCCCGAATTGTTTGGCACACACAATACAGACCAAGAAGGGCACAACATTGGTGACAGTGGCCAGGCCACTGGCAGTGCTTCCACACTAGATTGCAGTATTGGAATGAAACTGGCATCTCATCCTGTTCATCGTAAGCGCAAAGATGACTGCTTGTGTGAGGACAGCGTTAGCCAGGAGACTGGTCAGATGGAGTGCaaagaagagacaaaacaacaaatgaagaCAGACATAAATGTGCATGAGCTAGAAAAGATAAAAAGTGGAGAAAGCATTAATGAAGACTATAGATATGAGCCTACATCTGATAATTATGTTACTGAAGAAGAGGAGCCAACATACAGTGAAGCAGGGGAGGGCCCTCAAACTTTACACATGTCAAGTTCAGTCAGACAATTACAAAGTGACAAACTCTCAAAAGAAGAAGAGATACCAATAAACAGTGCTACCTCAACCAGCAGCGTGACTCTACTAGATGGCATAACTAAAGAAATTCACCCTGATTTTAACAGTATTGAGCGAATATTACCTGACTGCCAGAGTACAGCAGGACCTGAACATACTTTAGTAGGTAACAGAAAGATCAGTGTGTCCGATCCATTTATTCATGAAAATCTGCTAAGTCAGGACCAGTCACTAACCAACAAGTCAGTATCTCAGCAGCAGATTTTAGTACAGAAATGTGAAGAAAGATTGTTTGCATCAAAACGCAAAATCTCACTGGATGCGGTGCAGGACAGACTTTGTCAGAAACCACGCAAAGACCCCACTGCTATTATTCCCTTTAAGATTCCCAGAATTGCAACTTGTCAAAAGTTGTCTTTATGTAAGGAGCCTGGATCTCTTGAGAAGTTTAGAAGAGTGTATGGTAAATCTGATGAATTTAAATTACAACCTCAAGAGAATAAAACTAGACCTCCTCAGACAGATAGCTTTGTTTTCAATTCCcagaatttgtttgtttgccagAAAGATCAGCAAAATTGTGGAGTTACAGAAGtagtaaaagaagaaacaagGAGCAGCCTCCGAAGCCCACCGACCCTCTCAGCTCTCGCCAAGACAAAACCAATCTCAGGgcataataaaggcaaaacatcTTTGGCAGCTAAACTCTGCCATTTGAAACAACACAGGACAGACAATTTAAAAGTGTTACCACACCTGTTTGGGACTACCTCACAGGACAAAAGCTGTCTCAGCAGTGCTACTGATGTCACCCAGGACAGCACTAACAATGAGAATCACTGTGACACTGCACTGAATCCTGAGCCGGTCCCAGGCTGCAGTGCAAATCCTCAGCCGGCTGAGACGGAAGAGGATACAGCATCAGATGACTGGCTTCATCACTACGATACATCTGTGGGAAAGACGGTTTACGTCAACAAAGTGACTGGGCTCAGCCGATATGAAGACCCACCTACTGAAAAAGCACAAGTGCGCTGTACATCTGATGTCACCAATATGGCAGTTAGTGTCATCTCTGAAATGg ATGCTGATGCTGAGAGCTCCAACTCACTTTCATCACTGTACTCAAAATGGAATAATCCAGTGTTTGTTCGACCTCCTGCG GTTGCTGTGGACATATCAAGCGGGCAAGCCGATGGACTTGCTGTCAAGATCCACAACATCCTGTTTCCCTACCGTTTCTCCAAGGCCATGATTCACACAATGAAG GTTATTCATCAAGTGGATAAGAAGTTTCTTGCATGTCTTATCAATACAAGAGATGAAGAGCCAGCAGCACTGACTGAAACTGAAG GAAACCTTCTGGTGCTGGTAGATCAACACGCTGCACACGAGAGAGTTCGACTTGAAAATCTGGtagcag ATTCTTATGAGGACGACCCAGATGCACCAGGGGAGAGACGTCTGTGCTCATCGACCATTTTGCCACCGCTTGAGATCACTGTTACAGAAGAAGAGCTAAGGCTGCTCAG GTCTTGTCAGGCACATTTGCGGAGTCTGGGCCTGGAAGTGAAGTTCTCAGCCGATCCACATGTTTTTATAGGGAAGGTCCCACTGTGCTTCACGGAAAAGGAAAGTAATGAGCTCAGGCGGGGGAGACAATCTATTATCAAGCCTATTGTTGAG GAGTATCTACGAGAGCAGATTGAG TTTCTCCGTTCAACTGGCAGAGTGAGAGGAACTCTGCCTCTCACTGTGCTGAAGGTGCTCGCCTCCCTAGCATGCCATG GTGCCATCAAATTCAATGACACCCTGAGCAAAGAAGAATGCCACAGCTTGGTGGCGTCCTTGTCCTCCTGCCAGCTGCCCTTCCAGTGTGCCCATGGCCGTCCATCTATCGCTCCCTTAGTAGACACCCTCCATTTGGACACGGACGAGAAG GAGATACAGAAACCCAACCTCCAAAAGCTGAGAAGGATGTATAAAGCGTGGGAACTATATGGAAATAGATAA
- the LOC121953331 gene encoding transmembrane emp24 domain-containing protein 10-like, translated as MYKLFLLIAVLLDPVFSIIFYLPVNSFKCLQDDIRKNVLVSGEYEVSEYPNTRTNLEITDSLGDMLYSKKNATKGRFSFITQNHDKFEVCFSSSSQMGSGLVPDQDVTLNMKHGVEAKSSEESKKLETLTPLEAKLKHLERLSQSIADDFIYVKERGKEMQQTNKSTNMRVLLFSIISICCFLGLATWQIFYLRRFFKTKKLIE; from the exons ATGTATAAACTTTTCCTGCTGATAGCAGTCCTTTTGGACCCGgtgttttctattattttctacCTGCCAGTCAACTCTTTTAAATGTCTACAAGATGACATCCGCAAAAATGTGCTGGTCTCAGGCGAGTACGAAGTCAGCGAATATCCAAACACCAGAACCAATCTGGAG ATTACCGATTCTTTGGGCGACATGTTGTACAGCAAGAAGAATGCCACGAAAGGGAGATTTTCATTCATAACGCAAAATCACGACAAGTTTGAAGTTTGCTTCAGCAGCAGTTCTCAAATGG GCAGTGGCCTGGTCCCAGACCAAGACGTCACACTGAACATGAAGCATGGCGTGGAAGCAAAGAGCTCCGAAGAG AGTAAAAAACTGGAGACACTGACCCCACTTGAGGCGAAGTTAAAACACTTGGAGCGCCTCTCACAGTCCATCGCAGATGACTTCATCTACGTGAAGGAACGCGGGAAAGAGATGCAACAAACAAATA AGTCCACCAACATGCGCGTGCTGCTCTTCAGCATCATCTCCATCTGCTGTTTTCTTGGACTGGCCACGTGGCAGATTTTCTATTTGAGACGATTCTTCAAGACCAAGAAGTTGAttgagtga
- the fosaa gene encoding proto-oncogene c-Fos: MYHNNLTPDMDSVSPTCRTESPVGTLCQKTPEEASSPASSSESKAKELCKDMSTEDTPFVPTVTAISSTPDFQWMVQPTIITSVSPSLGSKQANEPQSSHQATPKVGGNKGKNAVRKGKTEQLSPEEEEKKRVRRERNKMAAAKCRNRRRELTDTLQTETDKLEEEKAALETEIANLIKEKERLEFILATHKPVCQMTEELESIFQEPTGSPELPPSPDEDRLPEDGIQEAPSLQDMDIPSDPSTAISGNSNILLCASAEINICDLEPSLDIKEGLLENMLPSLEEKTPMETARSVPDIDLSSSLGVSDWETLYKSVSSDLEPLSTPVVTSTPTCSSYLSVFTFACPELDSLTEELDGHKGGGGKAESVDILNSPTLLAL, from the exons ATGTATCATAACAACCTGACGCCTGACATGGATTCAGTCTCTCCCACCTGCCGGACAGAGTCTCCTGTCGGGACACTCTGCCAGAAGACGCCAGAAGAGGCGAgctctccagcttcctcctcaGAGAGCAAAGCAAAG GAGCTCTGCAAAGACATGAGCACCGAAGACACTCCATTTGTTCCAACAGTCACTGCAATTTCCTCTACCCCAGATTTCCAGTGGATGGTCCAGCCTACGATTATTACATCTGTCTCCCCGTCTCTTGGTAGCAAGCAAGCCAATGAACCACAAAGCTCTCACCAGGCAACACCCAAAGTGGGCgggaataagggcaaaaatgCTGTCAGAAAGGGGAAAACAGAGCAG CTGTctccagaggaggaggagaaaaagagggtgaggagggagaggaataAAATGGCTGCAGCAAAGTGTCGCAACAGACGGAGGGAACTGACAGATACGCTGCAAACT GAGACAGACAagctggaggaggaaaaagCAGCCCTGGAGACGGAAATAGCCAACCTCATCAAAGAGAAAGAACGGCTTGAATTCATCCTTGCCACACACAAACCAGTGTGCCAGATGACAGAAGAGTTGGAGTCTATTTTCCAGGAGCCCACGGGGTCCCCAGAGCTACCGCCCAGTCCAGACGAGGACAGACTTCCAGAGGATGGCATCCAGGAAGCTCCTTCGCTCCAAGACATGGACATCCCAAGTGATCCGTCCACAGCCATCTCTGGGAACTCCAATATCTTGCTGTGCGCCAGTGCTGAAATCAACATCTGCGATCTTGAGCCCTCCCTGGACATTAAGGAGGGGCTACTGGAAAATATGTTACCCAGTTTAGAGGAGAAAACCCCCATGGAGACGGCTCGATCAGTGCCAGACATAGATCTGAGCAGCTCTCTCGGGGTCTCGGACTGGGAGACCCTGTACAAGTCTGTCTCCAGCGACCTGGAGCCTCTCAGCACTCCTGTGGTGACCTCCACCCCCACCTGCAGCAGCTACCTGTCTGTGTTCACGTTTGCGTGCCCCGAGCTGGACTCTCTCACAGAAGAACTAGACGGCCATAAAGGCGGAGGGGGCAAAGCTGAATCTGTCGATATCCTCAACTCTCCGACTCTCCTGGCCTTATAA
- the jdp2a gene encoding jun dimerization protein 2 has protein sequence MQRFPLFKIYSRPSADQKKGHLLHLGSKSAVVTTESDAMPGQIPDPSVTAGSLPSLGPLAGISATTLTDKLKFGDFQEFGTMLSPLHFLDSLGKRPLVIKTERDEEEERRKRRREKNKVAAARCRNKKKERTDYLQKESERLEMLNSDLKAQIEELKVERQQLILMLNRHRPTCIVRTDSVKTPESEVNPLLQQLEAAGGQVKV, from the exons ATGCAACgatttccactttttaaaatttactctCGACCCTCGGCTGACCAGAAGAAAGGACATTTGTTGCACCTGGGATCAAAGTCAG CTGTGGTCACGACCGAGTCTGACGCGATGCCAGGACAAATCCCAGATCCCTCTGTGACAGCGGGCTCCCTGCCCAGCCTGGGCCCACTGGCTGGGATCTCGGCCACCACGCTGACTGACAAGCTCAAATTCGGTGACTTCCAGGAGTTCGGTACAATGCTGTCACCTCTGCACTTCTTGGACAGTCTGGGGAAGAGGCCCCTGGTGATCAAAACAGAG cgagatgaagaggaagagaggaggaaacgAAGgcgagagaaaaacaaagtggctGCAGCTCGATGtcgaaacaaaaagaaagagagaacagaTTATCTACAAAAG GAATCAGAGAGACTAGAGATGTTAAACTCGGACCTTAAAGCCCAGATTGAGGAGCTGAAGGTCGAACGACAGCAACTGATCCTCATGCTGAATCGGCATCGCCCCACGTGTATTGTCAGGACGGACAGCGTCAAAACCCCAGAGAGCGAGGTGAACcccctgctgcagcagctggaggctGCTGGAGGCCAAGTGAAGGTGTGA